In Magallana gigas chromosome 1, xbMagGiga1.1, whole genome shotgun sequence, the sequence TAAATATCTACTGTGTATACATAAACTATAgggtgatttcaccatgcatcggacaccttTGGATTTTTCCCTTTGTTCGCGAATAAAATATCatccaaatataaataaaacttgttttaaaagttacagGTTTTCCCCTTGCTTAAATATTGgagaaaaatttgtaaaattgttaaaaatgtagaaaataaagcaaattattgaggtgttgaactatttcaccatggatcggacaatatttaccaagcatcggACAGCTATAGCAGTACagtagaaattaaaaataacaacattttctggttttaatgcaCAAATACAAAGGTTAGGAAAAATGAGTTTATTCAATTGCTATTcagatttcttttaatgtaaatccTCAAATCTACATATAGGAACTTAGAGTAGTGCTTctgttttaaagaatatttatcaaaaggggttctttatcgtgccagctccTACAGGAATTTTGGACTAAAAAGGCTGTGTCCGTAAAACTCGATTTTTAAGTGGTCtgaggaaaatgtttgtatcaattattttttaaatttttattttacttcacatttaaagtatatcacAAGGAATCATCTGTAACTGAGGCACCTACATCTGTAACTGAGGGACCTACATCTGTAACTGAAGGACCTACATCTGTAGCCGAGGGACCTACATCTGTAGCCGAAAGACGAGCCCCCACATTTTGGCACAGAATTCAATTGTCACTCAGTGATGTGGGAACTGGTATTAGTCATATTATTTCAATATGGTAAAAAAAGCAATTGTTAACaatgtgtttgttttaaaagaaacaagGATTATACAAAAAATAGATCAACGAACAAATTAGGAAAAACTCGCTTTATAAAATGTACAGAAGTATAAATATTCGAACAAATCAAAAGATGACATATTTTCTCTTTCATATATAAAACCTCTTCCCACAATAGTAATGACAACGCTACTGAAAATCTACCAACTTAACTTGTAGCTGAGGGACCTACATCTGTAGCTGAAGGACCTACATCTGTAACTGAGGGACCTACATCTGTAACCAAGGGACCTACATCTGTAGCCGAGGAACCTACATCTGTTGCTGAGGGATATAGAGCTACATCTGAGCCCCCCACAAGTTGGCACAGAATTCAACAATCACTAAGTGATGTGGGAACTGGTATTAGTCATATTATTTCAAtatggtgtaaaaaaaaaaagcatttgttaacaatgtgtttgttttaaaagaaacaattaAGGATTATACAAAAATTAGATCAACgaaaaaattaggaaaaactCGCTTTATAAATGTACGGAAGTATAAATTACTTAAATTGTGCTAGAATTTAAATACTCTGTTGATAGTTCATGCATGTATATctactctatttttttttatttaggattTCTGGCTTGGGCAGTTGCAGTTACAtcattaatcatattttttgggCTGAGGAAACTTGTAAAGTTTTTGATAAATCGCTGCTGCCCGGAACTTAACATTTCGGATATACATTTGTTGTCACCATCATCATACACAACTTCAGCAGACACAGACACACCTCAACAACCTAGACAACAAGCCGCTCAGCAAGGACAACACGCCCCCGCTCCCCAGCCAGGACAACAAGCCCCCGCTGTTCAACCGGCACAACAAGCCCCCGTTCCTCAGCCAGGACAACAAGCCCCCGCTGTTCAACCGGCACAACAAGCCCCCGCTCCTCAGCCAGGACAACAAGCCCCCGCTGTTCAACCGGCACAACAAGCCCCCGCTCCTCAGCCAGGACAACAAGCCCCCGCTCCTCAGCCAGGACAACAAGCCCCCGCTGTTCAACCGGCACAACAAGCCCCCGCTCCCCAGCCAGGACAACAAGCCCCCGCTGTTCAACCGGCACAACAAGCCCCCGTTCCTCAGCCAGGACAACAAGCCCCCGCTGTTCAACCGGCACAACAAGCCCCCGCTCCCCAGCCAGGACAACAAGCCCCCGCTGTTCAACCGGCATAACAAGCCCCCGCTCCTCAGCAAGGACAACACGCCCCCGCTCCACAGCAGGGACCAACTACTAGAAGCAAAACAGCAAGAAAGAAACTAATGTTTGAAAGTCAGtaagatttaatattttgatgaatGTATAGTCTGTACTTTTATGAagtatgaaaatttgaaattttgatgacGTTGtatcaagtaatttttttaatgaatgtacatgtagtacaatgGTATTGTTTAATTAAGGACATTGACTCGTTATTTTTTCTGTTGTGTTTTCCTAGGGTtgctttttatgtttttttttgtatttttttttaatttttattttatgcgaCAGTTTGTCTTTTACTTGAATACTGATGAAAGGAAAATTTTAACTCCTGTCTTTATTTGTTGATTAGTATTATGATTTACACATGACAGTGATTATTTGGTGATTTTTGCCATGCGCAATTGATGTTA encodes:
- the LOC117686208 gene encoding fibrous sheath CABYR-binding protein; translation: MMMMTLKSPCRIRAVDVKMEGGKRTSHAAARLICIIFIVIIEFYTCVETRCPRCPSSHGLVNCALYVQSNCVAVDVNVQIREIRVAKCDVTIVVNGKAPFPVVRSKHGTQCHDHEFVYHKESSVTEAPTSVTEGPTSVTEGPTSVAEGPTSVAERRAPTFWHRIQLSLSDVGTAEGPTSVAEGPTSVTEGPTSVTKGPTSVAEEPTSVAEGYRATSEPPTSWHRIQQSLSDVGTGFLAWAVAVTSLIIFFGLRKLVKFLINRCCPELNISDIHLLSPSSYTTSADTDTPQQPRQQAAQQGQHAPAPQPGQQAPAVQPAQQAPVPQPGQQAPAVQPAQQAPAPQPGQQAPAVQPAQQAPAPQPGQQAPAPQPGQQAPAVQPAQQAPAPQPGQQAPAVQPAQQAPVPQPGQQAPAVQPAQQAPAPQPGQQAPAVQPA